From a single Nissabacter sp. SGAir0207 genomic region:
- a CDS encoding ABC transporter permease: protein MVTFSLLSDQFLTVQNLLDLTESYAVSGIFALGLFVVLVTGGIDISFAAVASVVQYLIASLFLHLGLTSPVLSIALGIGAGMLLGMFNALLIYGLRIVSIIVTISMQALLFGMLMWLTNGRSLYDLPEWWTLPRSVLPFSLGDQSYQIGLPLVVMLAVALLTWLLLNRTHLGRQLFAMGGDQESARRIGIRVGLLHLFAYGYLGAMAAVGGLVQVYRVGEVVPNALVGGELDVLAAAVLGGASLNGGKGSVVGTLMGVFLIGMLKNGLNLIGVSNYFMNVVIGVVIVAAITVTHYKKRKETDVGFV from the coding sequence ATGGTCACCTTCTCGCTGCTCAGTGACCAGTTCCTCACCGTGCAGAACCTGCTCGACCTGACCGAGAGCTATGCGGTCAGCGGCATCTTTGCCCTCGGGCTGTTCGTGGTGCTGGTGACCGGCGGCATCGACATCTCCTTCGCCGCCGTCGCCTCGGTGGTGCAGTACCTGATCGCCTCGCTGTTCCTGCATCTGGGGCTGACCAGCCCGGTGCTTAGCATCGCGCTCGGCATCGGCGCGGGGATGCTGCTCGGCATGTTCAACGCCCTGCTGATCTACGGCCTGCGCATCGTCTCGATCATCGTCACCATCAGTATGCAGGCGCTGCTGTTCGGCATGCTGATGTGGCTGACCAACGGCCGCAGCCTGTATGACCTGCCGGAGTGGTGGACGCTGCCGCGCAGCGTGCTGCCGTTCAGCCTCGGCGACCAAAGCTACCAGATCGGCCTGCCGCTGGTGGTGATGCTGGCGGTGGCGCTGCTCACCTGGCTGCTGCTCAACCGCACCCACCTGGGCCGCCAGCTATTCGCGATGGGCGGCGATCAGGAGTCAGCGCGCCGCATCGGCATCCGCGTCGGGCTGCTGCACCTGTTCGCCTATGGCTACCTCGGCGCGATGGCGGCGGTCGGCGGGCTGGTGCAGGTCTACCGCGTCGGCGAGGTGGTGCCTAACGCACTGGTCGGCGGCGAGCTGGACGTGCTGGCGGCGGCGGTGCTGGGCGGGGCCAGCCTCAACGGCGGCAAGGGGAGCGTGGTGGGCACCCTGATGGGGGTGTTCCTGATCGGCATGTTGAAGAACGGCCTGAACCTGATCGGCGTCTCCAACTACTTCATGAATGTGGTGATTGGCGTGGTGATTGTCGCCGCCATCACCGTCACCCACTACAAAAAACGCAAAGAGACGGACGTCGGCTTCGTCTGA